GTAACCCGGCGGACTGGTAGCCTGAAGAGACGGGGAGATTCCATGTTGAGAATCGTACTCGCATTATCGTTCCTGCTGTCGGCGCCGGTCCTGATGTCCGGCTGCGCGCAGTCTCCGGAACCGGCCTCTCTGATCGTCCGGGACGCCCGCATCTGGACCGGGCAGTCCGGGCAGTCCGGGCAGCTCTGGGCCGAGGCCCTGGCCGTATCGGAAGACCGCATCCTGGCGGTGGGTACGAACGACGAGATGGACGCCCTGGCCGGCGACGGGACGCGGGTAATCGAGGGCGGCGGGCGTTTCGTGACGCCCGGTTTCATCGACGCCCACGTGCACTTCATATCGGGCGGGTTCAACCTCTCGTCCGTCCAGTTGCGGGACGCGCCGACGCCGCAGGTGTTCATCGACCGCATCGCCGAATTCGCCCGGGGCCTGGAACCCGGAGTATGGATCCTCGGCGGCGACTGGGACCACGAGCAGTGGGGCGGCGAGCTTCCCCGGCGGGACTGGATCGATTCGGTGACGACGGACAACCCGGTCTGGGTCAACCGGCTCGACGGGCACATGGCCCTGGCGAACACGGCCGCGCTGACTGCCGCCGGCGTGACGAAGGATACGGAGGGGGTCGAAGGCGGCACCATCGAACGCTACGAAGACGGCGAACCCGCGGGCATCCTGAAGGACAACGCCATGTACCTCGTGGGCCGGGTCGTACCCGATGCGCCGGACGAGCTGAAGGACCGCGCCCTGGATTCGGCGATGGACTACGTGGCGGCCCAGGGGGTCACGTCGGTCCACGACATGGGCTCGTGGAGCAACGTGGCGGTCTTCGAGCGGGCCCGGTCCGAGGACCGGATGAAGACGCGGATATACGCTGCTATACCGCTTTGGGACTGGCAGACGCTCGAGGCGCGGGTCGACTCGACCGGCCGGGGGGACGAATGGGTCCGACTCGGCGGCCTGAAGGGCTTCGTGGACGGTTCGCTGGGATCGCACACGGCTGCCTTCATGGAGCCTTTCACCGACGCGCCGGACGACCGGGGCCTGTTCATCAGCACCAGCGAGGACCTGTACGCGTGGACCTCCGGGGCCGACAGGGCCGGCCTGCACGTGATGGTCCACGCCATCGGCGACCGGGCCATCCGGGTTCAGATGGACATCTTCGAGCGCGTCGCGGCCGAGAACGGTCCCCGGGATCGGCGCTTCCGGATCGAGCACGCCCAGCACATCGACCCGGACGATATGGCGCGGTTCGCCGCCCAGGACGTGATCCCCAGCATGCAGCCCTACCACGCCATCGACGACGGCCGGTGGGCCACAAAAGTCATCGGTCCGGAGCGGATCAAGACGACCTACGCCTTCCGGTCGCTGCTGGACACCGGCGCGCGGCTCGCCCTGGGCAGCGACTGGTCGGTTGCGCCCGCAACGCCGATTGAGGGGATCTACGCCGCGGTCACGCGTCGCACGCTGGACGAACTGAACCCCGATGGATGGGTGCCCGAGCAGAAGATCACGGTGGAAGAAGCCCTGCGCGGATACACGCTGGACGCGGCCTACGCCTCCTACGAGGAGGACATCAAGGGATCGCTGGAACCCGGCAAGCTCGCGGACTTCGTGATCCTGGACCGCGACCTGACCGCCATCCCGCCGCAGGAAATCAGGGACGCGAAAGTAGACCTGACGGTCGTAGGCGGAAAAATCGTCTATGAACGGTGACGGCATCGGGTACACCAGGACGTGGCAGGCGGCGCCCGCCGAACCGTTCGGGGAACGCCAGCCTGCGGAGGGCGAGATTCACGTCTGGAGGGCGGCCGTCGATCTGCCGCAGGACCGGGTCGGGGAGCTGGAGCGTTTCCTGGCGGCCGACGAACTCGGTCGGGCGAAGCGGTTCCTGGTGCGCAGCGCGCGGGACCGGTATACGGTTGCGCGGACCGTCCTTCGCAACCTCCTTTCCCGCTATGTCTCCGCCGCGCCTGCCGACCTGCGCTTTCATTATACCGAATACGGCAAGCCGGAACTTGCCCACCCGGCGACTTCGATCCGGTTCAACGTATCCCATTCCCACGGCCTGGCCGTATACGCGGTCACGGCGGGTGTGCCGGTGGGGATCGATGTGGAGTACCTGCATCGCCGCGCGACCATGGACCGGCTGAAGATCGCCCACCGCGTTTTTTCCGACCGGGAGTACAACGAGCTGGCGTCCATGCCCCGTTACCGGCGCGACGAGGCCTTCCTGGCCTGCTGGACGCGGAAGGAGGCCTTCGTCAAGGCCATCGGCCAGGGCCTGTCCTGCCCCCTCGATCAGTTCGACGTCTCCGTCGACCCAAACGATCCGCCCGAATTGCGGGCCACGCACTGGGACCCTTTGGAGTCGGACCGCTGGTCCATGGCGTCCGTCGATCCTGGTCCGGACTACATCGGGGCACTGGCCGTGCCGGCCCGGAACCTGAAGATCACCCGATGGCAGT
This genomic stretch from Gemmatimonadota bacterium harbors:
- a CDS encoding amidohydrolase family protein translates to MLRIVLALSFLLSAPVLMSGCAQSPEPASLIVRDARIWTGQSGQSGQLWAEALAVSEDRILAVGTNDEMDALAGDGTRVIEGGGRFVTPGFIDAHVHFISGGFNLSSVQLRDAPTPQVFIDRIAEFARGLEPGVWILGGDWDHEQWGGELPRRDWIDSVTTDNPVWVNRLDGHMALANTAALTAAGVTKDTEGVEGGTIERYEDGEPAGILKDNAMYLVGRVVPDAPDELKDRALDSAMDYVAAQGVTSVHDMGSWSNVAVFERARSEDRMKTRIYAAIPLWDWQTLEARVDSTGRGDEWVRLGGLKGFVDGSLGSHTAAFMEPFTDAPDDRGLFISTSEDLYAWTSGADRAGLHVMVHAIGDRAIRVQMDIFERVAAENGPRDRRFRIEHAQHIDPDDMARFAAQDVIPSMQPYHAIDDGRWATKVIGPERIKTTYAFRSLLDTGARLALGSDWSVAPATPIEGIYAAVTRRTLDELNPDGWVPEQKITVEEALRGYTLDAAYASYEEDIKGSLEPGKLADFVILDRDLTAIPPQEIRDAKVDLTVVGGKIVYER
- a CDS encoding 4'-phosphopantetheinyl transferase superfamily protein, which produces MNGDGIGYTRTWQAAPAEPFGERQPAEGEIHVWRAAVDLPQDRVGELERFLAADELGRAKRFLVRSARDRYTVARTVLRNLLSRYVSAAPADLRFHYTEYGKPELAHPATSIRFNVSHSHGLAVYAVTAGVPVGIDVEYLHRRATMDRLKIAHRVFSDREYNELASMPRYRRDEAFLACWTRKEAFVKAIGQGLSCPLDQFDVSVDPNDPPELRATHWDPLESDRWSMASVDPGPDYIGALAVPARNLKITRWQWDHDQASVN